One Bradysia coprophila strain Holo2 chromosome IV unlocalized genomic scaffold, BU_Bcop_v1 contig_144, whole genome shotgun sequence DNA window includes the following coding sequences:
- the LOC119071248 gene encoding tyrosine-protein phosphatase vhp-1 isoform X1, which produces MGNGMNKVLPGLYVGNYRDSKDPQQLDRYNITHIVAIHDCPRRLLQDKHYLCIMASDTPDQNLSQYFSVCNDFIHAARMRDGNVLIHCLAGMSRSVTVAVAYIMSVTPLTWKEALKVVRTGRAVANPNLGFQNQLQEFETYRLFEERRRLRERFPSLALGVSDMDQCSNALSSYEELLSNKDICEGNCSRGQTCPTGLCNSDTKPGIFRRKSSNASRSGSRSRLAPIQSSSCPTSPRQHGRKGSRSMEAGSSSQSYPSSSRSRVECESSSSPPKGLHRSASTISGIRPRSSPAGLYSYTSSAPPSVHGSRVDLTVGDKDKGSAIYLGCTPPKQTFANSTWSVSRVASSGGSSLQTPNETPPVSPKHLPKRFLPKNP; this is translated from the exons ATGGGGAATGGTATGAACAAG GTCTTACCTGGATTGTATGTTGGAAACTACAGAGATTCGAAGGATCCCCAACAGTTGGACCGGTACAATATTACGCATATAGTGGCAATTCATGACTGTCCTAGACGGCTGCTACAA GATAAACACTACTTATGCATAATGGCATCCGACACACCCGATCAAAATTTGTCGCAGTATTTTTCTGTCTGCAATGATTTCATTCATGCAGCTCGAATGAGAGACGGAAATGTGCTAATTCATTGTTTGGCTGGTATGTCACGATCAGTAACGGTTGCCGTGGCTTATATTATGTCCGTAACGCCGCTGACATGGAAAGAGGCTCTGAAAGTAGTTCGAACGGGCCGAGCCGTTGCAAATCCGAATTTGggatttcaaaatcaattacaGGAATTTGAGACTTACAGATTATTTGAG GAACGGCGACGCCTGAGAGAACGATTCCCTAGTCTAGCATTGGGTGTATCCGATATGGACCAATGTTCGAATGCGCTGAGCAGCTATGAAGAATTACTGTCCAACAAGGATATTTGCGAAGGAAATTGCAGTCGCGGACAAACCTGTCCAACAG GATTATGTAACTCGGACACCAAGCCAGGAATATTTCGTCGTAAGTCCAGCAATGCATCCAGATCAGGCTCAAGATCACGACTGGCTCCGATACAGTCATCCAGTTGTCCAACATCGCCGAGACAACACGGCCGAAAGGGATCAAGATCAATGGAAGCTGGCTCTTCTTCACAATCATATCCCTCCTCATCGCGATCGCGAGTTGAATGCGAATCATCGTCCTCTCCACCAAAAGGACTACATCGTAGTGCTAGTACAATCAGCGGTATCAGACCGAGAAGTAGCCCAGCTGGTCTTTATTCATATACAA GTTCTGCTCCTCCTTCCGTCCATGGTTCACGCGTTGACTTAACAGTCGGAGATAAAGATAAAGGTTCGGCCATTTACTTGGGTTGTACTCCACCAAAGCAAACGTTCGCGAACTCGACATGGTCCGTATCAAGGGTGGCATCGTCGGGCGGATCATCACTGCAGACTCCAAATGAAACTCCTCCCGTTAGTCCAAAGCATCTGCCCAAACG GTTCCTACCGAAGAATCCGTAA
- the LOC119071248 gene encoding tyrosine-protein phosphatase vhp-1 isoform X2 yields the protein MDFKMSKVLPGLYVGNYRDSKDPQQLDRYNITHIVAIHDCPRRLLQDKHYLCIMASDTPDQNLSQYFSVCNDFIHAARMRDGNVLIHCLAGMSRSVTVAVAYIMSVTPLTWKEALKVVRTGRAVANPNLGFQNQLQEFETYRLFEERRRLRERFPSLALGVSDMDQCSNALSSYEELLSNKDICEGNCSRGQTCPTGLCNSDTKPGIFRRKSSNASRSGSRSRLAPIQSSSCPTSPRQHGRKGSRSMEAGSSSQSYPSSSRSRVECESSSSPPKGLHRSASTISGIRPRSSPAGLYSYTSSAPPSVHGSRVDLTVGDKDKGSAIYLGCTPPKQTFANSTWSVSRVASSGGSSLQTPNETPPVSPKHLPKRFLPKNP from the exons ATGGATTTCAAAATGAGCAAA GTCTTACCTGGATTGTATGTTGGAAACTACAGAGATTCGAAGGATCCCCAACAGTTGGACCGGTACAATATTACGCATATAGTGGCAATTCATGACTGTCCTAGACGGCTGCTACAA GATAAACACTACTTATGCATAATGGCATCCGACACACCCGATCAAAATTTGTCGCAGTATTTTTCTGTCTGCAATGATTTCATTCATGCAGCTCGAATGAGAGACGGAAATGTGCTAATTCATTGTTTGGCTGGTATGTCACGATCAGTAACGGTTGCCGTGGCTTATATTATGTCCGTAACGCCGCTGACATGGAAAGAGGCTCTGAAAGTAGTTCGAACGGGCCGAGCCGTTGCAAATCCGAATTTGggatttcaaaatcaattacaGGAATTTGAGACTTACAGATTATTTGAG GAACGGCGACGCCTGAGAGAACGATTCCCTAGTCTAGCATTGGGTGTATCCGATATGGACCAATGTTCGAATGCGCTGAGCAGCTATGAAGAATTACTGTCCAACAAGGATATTTGCGAAGGAAATTGCAGTCGCGGACAAACCTGTCCAACAG GATTATGTAACTCGGACACCAAGCCAGGAATATTTCGTCGTAAGTCCAGCAATGCATCCAGATCAGGCTCAAGATCACGACTGGCTCCGATACAGTCATCCAGTTGTCCAACATCGCCGAGACAACACGGCCGAAAGGGATCAAGATCAATGGAAGCTGGCTCTTCTTCACAATCATATCCCTCCTCATCGCGATCGCGAGTTGAATGCGAATCATCGTCCTCTCCACCAAAAGGACTACATCGTAGTGCTAGTACAATCAGCGGTATCAGACCGAGAAGTAGCCCAGCTGGTCTTTATTCATATACAA GTTCTGCTCCTCCTTCCGTCCATGGTTCACGCGTTGACTTAACAGTCGGAGATAAAGATAAAGGTTCGGCCATTTACTTGGGTTGTACTCCACCAAAGCAAACGTTCGCGAACTCGACATGGTCCGTATCAAGGGTGGCATCGTCGGGCGGATCATCACTGCAGACTCCAAATGAAACTCCTCCCGTTAGTCCAAAGCATCTGCCCAAACG GTTCCTACCGAAGAATCCGTAA